DNA from Frateuria edaphi:
ACGCCCGGGGCGATCGACGGATCGAGGAAGTCGACGTCGAAGCTGACGTGCAGGTGCGTGCCCTCGTCGATGTCGGCCAGCGCCTCCTCCATCGTCCGCTTCATGCCGACCTCGTCGATGTGGCGCATGTCGAAGATCTTCATGCCGGCCTCGAGCACCAGCTTCTTCTCGTCGTCGTCCACCGAGCGGATGCCGACCTGGCGGTACACATGCGGCGAGGTCGCAGGCTTGTGGTTGCCGATGCCGGTGAGCACGTCCGGGCCATTGCCGCAGAGGCACGCGACCGGCATGCCGTGGATGTTGCCCGAGGGCGTCGCGTCGGCGGTGTTGAAGTCGGCGTGCGCATCCAGCCAGAGCACGCGCAGCTTCTTGCCGGTGTCGCGGCAGTGGTCGGCCACCGCGGAGATGGAACCGATCGCCAGGCAGTGGTCGCCGCCGAGCATCACCGGCACGCGGCCGGCCTGCAGCTCCTGGCGCACGGCCGTATGGACGGCCATGTTCCAGGTCGCCACCTCGTCCAGGTGGCGGTAGCCGTTTTCCGGCGGCAGCCAGGGATTGAGCGGACCCTGCAGGTTGCCGCGGTCGATCACCTTCAACCCGCGCGCTTCGAGCTTTTCGGCCAGCCGGGCCACGCGCAGCGCTTCCGGGCCCATCGAGGCGCCGCGGTGGCCTGCGCCGATGTCGGTGGGTGCGCCGATCAAGCTGACTGTCTGCTGGGTCATAAGGGCCATGTCCGTCCGGTGGGATGCCGCGCGCTGGCGCGCGGCTGGTGCCGGCAGCAGGAGTCGAACCCGCGACCTACTGATTACAAATCAGTTGCTCTACCAACTGAGCTATGCCGGCCCTGGAGAAGGCATGGAGTCTAGCAGGCGGGGCGTAGGGACGGTGGGGGTAATGGGTTCCCGGCCAACCTAGAAGCAGGTCGTGCTGTGCGAACCGATCCCCGCCGTGCGCACCCGGCCGCGCCAGTCGAAGCGCGCCCCGTCGGCGACCACCAAATCCAGCCAGTATTCGGGCACCTGCTCGCTGCGTTCCTGGATCTGGGCGGAGAAGCCGGCGGTGGTGACTTCGTCGCGGCGCTTGCGCGCGTTGGCCGGGTCCTTGAACAGGCCCAGCGAGATGGCGTTGGGCTGGTCGCCGGAGCTCATCACGAAGTAGTCGCCCACGTGCGCCTCCCCCAGCCGGCGGGCCAGCGCGAGCGCCTGGGCGCGCGTGCCGGGCGCGGGCAGGTAGACCCACCAGGCGCGCGTTTCGGTGGTCTGCTCCTGCCGCGAACGCATGCGCACGCCGGGGCCGGCCAGTGCGGTGCGGGCATTGCGCAGATCCTGCGGGGTGTCGAACGGGCCGACCGCCAGGCAGCGGGTTTCCAGCGCCACCGCCGCGCTGGCCGCGGGCGCCGGGATCGAGGCGGGTGCGGGCGGTCGGCTGGCGACCGGTGCGGGCGGGGCGGTCTGCTCGGAGAGCAGGTGCAGCATCGGCACGCCCGGGTCGGTGACGCTGCGCCCGTGCGAGTCGTCCTGGCCCAGCAGCAGCCAGGCTCCCACCGCGATATTGAACGCGATCAGCAGGACGAACAGCAGGCGCAGGAACATCGGACTCCCCCCGGGTGGACGCACATCTTAGGGCGTCGCGGAGCTGCCCGACTGTGCCTGCGCCCACACCGCCAGACCCCGCAGCACGCCGTGTTCGACCATGGTCGCCGGCAGTCCCAGCAATGGCACCAGACCGGCGGCGTCGCCGCCGTCCAGCCGCAGCGCGGGCGCTTCGCCGAACCGCGGTGCCATGCGCGCCACGAAGCGTTCGACCAGCGCGGCGGCGGCCTGCCAGCAACCGGAGACCACTGCATCGGAGGTGTTGTCGGCAGCGTCCACCAGCACGCCGTCGTTGCGCGGACGCACCTGCGCGGTAGCGCCGAGCAGGGCCTGCTGCATCAGCCGCGGACCGGGGGCGATCAGTCCGCCGAGGTGCCGACCGTCCACGGCCAGCGCATCGAGGGTGAGCGCGGTGCCGACACCGACCAGCACGCAGTCGCCCGCCCCGGCGGCGCGTGCCGCGACCATCGCCAGGAAGCGGTCCACACCCAGGCGTCCGGGCTCCGGATAGGCATTGCGCACGCCACAGGCGCTGGCCGGCGTGCGCAGCCAGGCAACCTCGCGTCCGAACAGTGCGCGCACCTGTGCCGCCACGGCCTGTTCGCGTTCGGCATCGACCACCGACGCGCCAAAGGCCGCCGCGGGCAGCGGCAACGCCTGCCAGGTGGAGGCGAGCAACGCCAGGTCCTCGTTCCAGGCGGCGGCGCCCTGCGCCTGCCAGTGGCCGTGGCCCTCCTCAAGCGCCCATTTCAGGCGCGTGTTGCCAAGGTCCAGCAGCAGCCTCATGCGCGACGCACCGTGACGTCGGCGCTGTCGACCGAGCGCAACGCGCCGTCTGCCAGGCGCACCTGCAGCGCGCCGCGCGCATCGACGCCGGCGCCCGTGCCTTCGAAATGGCCTTGCGCACCGCTGAGCTTGAGCTGCCGCCCGGCGAGCAGGTCGTGGCGGGCGTAGTCCTCCGCGAAAGACGCGAAGCCGTGCCGCTCGAACTCGCGCAGGCCCTCGACCAGCGCGGCGATCAACCGGGCCGCCACCAGGTTGCGGTCCGGCAGGTCGGTCGCCAGCGTGGCAAGGTCGCACGCCGGCTGTCCGGCCTGCTCGCGCAGCGCCTCGGTCAGGCGCAGGTTGAGGCCGACACCGATCACGGCCGCGCACGGCCCCTGGTATTCGCCGCTCAGTTCCACCAGCACGCCGGCAAGCTTGCCGCCGTCGGCCAGCACGTCGTTGGGCCACTTGAGGCCCGCGCCCTCGATGCCCAGCGAATCGATCGCCCGCAGCACCATCGTGCCCACGGCCAGCGACAGGCCCGACAGCGCCGCGAACCCACGATCGAAGCGCTTCAGGCAGGACAGATACAGATTCAGGCCAGGCGGCGACAGCCAGCTGCGCCCGCGCCGGCCGCGCCCCGCGGTCTGCGTTTCGGCGAGCACCATGCTGAAATCGGCCGTCTCGCCCAACCGGCGTTGCAACTCGCTGGAGGTGGAATCGAGCTCCCAGTGCACTTCCAGCGCGCCCAGGCGGGATGTGCAGGTACGCGGCAGGGCCGCGCGGATGCGCGTGGCATCCAGCAACTGCACCGGCCACGGCAGCCGGTAGCCGGCGGCGCCCCGGGCCTCGACCGGCACGCCGCGCGCGCGCAGCGTCTCGACCTGCTTCCAGATGGCCGCGCGGGTGACGCCGGAGCGATCGGCGAGCTGTGCGCCCGACACCGCCTCGCCGGAGGCCAAAGCGGCCAGCAGTTGTTGTGCCTGCATCAGCCGCACACTCCAGGGTCGGATCCGGCCACGCGGGCGGGGAAAAAGGTCTCGCGCATCGGGAGATTCTAGCCTTTCCGGAGCCCCGTCACGCCCTGCGCCAACCGTCCGCGCCGGGCACTGGCAAGCCCCGTACGTTTCTGCGACGATCCGGAGCCTTGGCCGGTGGATCAAGGGGTTGGTCGCCATGGAACTGAAACGCTGCCTGTTCGGATGCCTGCTCGCGCTTGCCAGCGTGGGCACCGTGTCGGCCATGGGCGTGTCCACCCAGGACCCCACCGCCCCGCACGCCACCATCGACGGCGGCAGCCATGACGGCGGCGGTTCGGGCAGCGATGCCTCCAGCGCCAACCACGATTGCATCCTGCCCGGCCCGGGCGGCGACAATGCCGACGACAGCGACAGTGATGGCGGTGGCGGCGGCGGTTCCACAACGGCGCGCCCGCGCGCCAGCCATCACAGCAGCCTGGGCTGGCAGTCGCTGTTGCCCGGTTCGATCCAGTAGCTGGATCGGCGCCCTTCTCCGGAGGGAGAGGGCTCTAGGCCGCGCTAGCTCGCCGGCAGATTCACGCTGAAGCGCGCGCCGCCCAGTTCGGGCGAGCGGTCGACCACCAGCTCGCCGCGGTACGCCTTGACGATGTCCTGCACGATGGAGAGGCCGATGCCGTGCCCTTGCACGCGTTCGTCGCCGCGCACACCGCGCTGGAGCACCTTCTCGATCTGGTCCTCGGCGATGCCGGGGCCGTCGTCCTCCACGCTGAGCCACAGACCGGGCCGCTGGCGGCCGGCCTGGGGCTGCGCCTTGACCACCAGCAGCACGCGGTGGCCGGCCCACTTGAAACCGTTCTCCAGCAGGTTGCCCATCAACTCCAGCAGATCGCCCTGCTCGCCGTAGAACGCCGCGCCCTCGTCCATCTCGAACTCGCACAGCACGTTCTTGGCCGCGTAGACCTTCTCGAGGCTGCGCACGAGGTCCTCGGCGTGGCCGGCGACCGGCACTGCGCTGGCGAAGGTCTGCCGGCCCGAGGTCGCGGCACGGGCGAGCTGGTAGGCGACCAGTTCGTCCATGCGCCGCACCTGGTCGAGCACGTCGCCGCGCAGGGTCGGCTGCTCGCCGACCGACTCCAGCCGCGAGCGGATCACCGCCAACGGGGTCTTCAGGCTGTGCGCCAGGTCGGCCAGGGTGTTGCGGGTGCGCGTGCGCTGCTCGCGTTCGGAGTCGATGAAGGCGTTGATGCGGTCGGTCAGCGGGATCAGTTCCAGCGGGTACTGGCTGTCCAGGTGATCGCTCTTGCCCCGTTCGACGCGTGCCATGTCGGTGGCGACCTTGCGCAACGGTGTCAGGCTCCAGCGCAGCAGCAGCAACTGCAGCACGATCAGCATCACGCCCAGGATCGACAGCATGCCGACCAGGGTGCGCCGGTACACCGCGTTCTCGCCCTCGAACTGGCTTTCGGTCTGCGCGACCATGAAGGTCAGCCTGAGCGGCTTCTTGTCGGGCACGTCCCAGGCCACGCCCAGCGCGTAGTAGTAGAGCCGGCCCATGCGCGTGTCGATCGGACCGGCAAAGCGGTTCTCGCCCGGATCCAGCGTTTTCAGAAAGGCGAAGTCGCGGCCGATTGCCGAGGACGATTCCCAGCGAAAACCCTTGTCGCCCAGCACGACGGCGTAGAGGCCGGAACCGGGCTGCGAGAAGCTCGGGTCCGGCGGCGCGTCGGGCAGCAATACCTTGCCGTAACGCGACACCTCGCTACCGGCCAGGTAGGCGATCACGTAGTTCTGTAGCCGGTCGTGCAGGTTGTTGAGCGCGGTCTCGTGGTTGGCCCGCGAGAGCGTCAGGCCGACCAGTCCGAGGAAGCCGGCCAGCACCAGGCCGGTCGCAATGGCCGCGCGCGCCGCCAGCGAGAACGGACGGGGCGCGAACATCGATCAGCGACCGCCCGTGGGCTGCGGGCGGCGCGAGGCGTGCATGCTCAGGGGCCGCCGCAGGACCATGGACCCGGACTCAGTCGTCGTCGCCGTCGCTGCGGGGAATGGCGAAGCGGTAGCCGCGGCCGCGCACGGTCTCGATCGGCTTGAGCGCGCTTTCCGGATCGAGCTTGCGGCGCAGGCGCCCGATGAAGACCTCCAGCACGTTCGAATCGCGATCGAAATCCTGTTGGTAGATATGCTCGGTGAGGTCGGCCTTGGAGACCAGCTCGCCGGCGTGCAGCATCAGGTATTCGAGCACCTTGTACTCGTAGCTGGTGAGGTCGACCGGCTTGCCCTCCACCATCACCGTCTGCGCGGTGGTGTCCAGCTTGATCGGCCCGCAGGCCAGCACCGGCTTGGACCAGCCACTGGCCCGGCGGACCAGCGCGTTGATGCGCGCCAGCAGTTCTTCGACGTGGAAGGGTTTGACCAGGTAGTCGTCGGCGCCATGCTTCAGGCCCTCGACCTTGTCCTGCCAGGAACCGCGAGCGGTGAGGATGAGGATCGGATAGCGCTGGCCGGCTTCGCGCAGCGCCTTGACCAGCTCCATGCCGGACATCTTGGGCAGTCCCAGGTCGATGATCGCCAGGTCGAACGGCACCTCGCGTCCCAGGTAGATGCCTTCCTCGCCGTCCTGCGCGGCGTCGACCGCGAAGCCGTCACGCTTCAGCCGCGCGGCGAGGGTCTCGCGCAAGGGCGCCTCGTCCTCGACCAAAAGGATGCGCATCAGTGTTTCTCCTTCTTGCCTGCGCCGTTGCCGGCCGGGTGTTTGCCCGCGCCCGCACGCGGGGCATCGGACGAAATCGAGATGGTCCGCACGTGGCCTTCCGGGGTGAGCACCTTGATGCGGTACTCGGTCCGCCGGCCGAACTTGCGCGGATCAGCCGACAATATCTTACCGCCGGTGTCCTGCTGCACTTTCGCCACCGCCTCTTCCAGTGTCATCGGCGTCTTCTCCTGCGGCGGGGCGGCATGCGCGAGCACCGGCAGCAGCAGGACCGGCAGGCAGGCAAGGAGGCGTCGGGAAAACATCGTAGGCAAGGCGGTGGCTCGAGTCCAAATGGTTACCAGCCTAGGCAAGCGGGGCTGAACAATGGCCGGCCGGTTCACGCCGCCTCCCGGCGACCGCTGAGAGCCTGTTCGAGCAGGCTCCAGCCCGCGCCGGGCAGGTGCGCACCCTCGCTCAGCACGCGCCGGAACGTGCGGGCGCCGGGCTCGCCCTGGTACAGCCCCAACAGGTGCCGGCTGATGTGCTTGAGCGCGGTGCCGCGCTTGAGTTCCGCCTCCACGTAGGGCCGCAGATGCGCAAGGACTTCCTCGCGCGCGGGAACGGGCGCGCCATACAGCGCCGCCTCCAGTTGCGCCAGCACGAAGGGATCGTGATAGGCCGCCCGCCCCAGCATCACGCCATCGACCTGTCCCAGGTGCGCCTGCACCGCCTCCACCGTCGTGATGCCGCCATTGATCACCACCACCAGCTGCGGGAACTCGCGCTTGAGGCGGTACACGCGCTCGTAGTCGAGCGGCGGGATCTCGCGGTTTTCCTTCGGGCTCAGGCCCTGCAGCCAGGCCTTGCGCGCGTGCACCACCAGTACCTGCACGCCCGCCTCGACCATCGTGCCGGTGAAGTGCTGCAGATCGGCGTAATCGTCCTGGTCGTCCACCCCGATGCGGCACTTGACCGTCACCGGCACGTCCACCGTCTCGCGCATCGCCCGCACGCAGTCGCCGACCAGCCCCGGCTCGCGCATCAGGCAGGCGCCGAAGCGGCCGGACTGCACCCGGTCGGACGGGCAGCCCACGTTGAGATTGATCTCGTCATAGCCGGCCTGCGCGCCCAGCCGCGCCGCCTGCGCCAGCTCCATCGGATCGCTGCCGCCCAGTTGCAGCGCGACCGGATGCTCCTGCTGGCTGTGTTCGAGCAGGCGCAGCTGGCCGCCGCGCACCAGCGCGGCGCTGGTCACCATCTCGGTGTACAGCCGCGCGTTCGGTGACA
Protein-coding regions in this window:
- the rocF gene encoding arginase translates to MTQQTVSLIGAPTDIGAGHRGASMGPEALRVARLAEKLEARGLKVIDRGNLQGPLNPWLPPENGYRHLDEVATWNMAVHTAVRQELQAGRVPVMLGGDHCLAIGSISAVADHCRDTGKKLRVLWLDAHADFNTADATPSGNIHGMPVACLCGNGPDVLTGIGNHKPATSPHVYRQVGIRSVDDDEKKLVLEAGMKIFDMRHIDEVGMKRTMEEALADIDEGTHLHVSFDVDFLDPSIAPGVGTTVRGGPTYREAQLCMEMIADTGRLGSLDIVELNPAYDKRNQTGKLAVDLVESLFGKSTLIR
- a CDS encoding SPOR domain-containing protein, producing MFLRLLFVLLIAFNIAVGAWLLLGQDDSHGRSVTDPGVPMLHLLSEQTAPPAPVASRPPAPASIPAPAASAAVALETRCLAVGPFDTPQDLRNARTALAGPGVRMRSRQEQTTETRAWWVYLPAPGTRAQALALARRLGEAHVGDYFVMSSGDQPNAISLGLFKDPANARKRRDEVTTAGFSAQIQERSEQVPEYWLDLVVADGARFDWRGRVRTAGIGSHSTTCF
- a CDS encoding type III pantothenate kinase; the encoded protein is MRLLLDLGNTRLKWALEEGHGHWQAQGAAAWNEDLALLASTWQALPLPAAAFGASVVDAEREQAVAAQVRALFGREVAWLRTPASACGVRNAYPEPGRLGVDRFLAMVAARAAGAGDCVLVGVGTALTLDALAVDGRHLGGLIAPGPRLMQQALLGATAQVRPRNDGVLVDAADNTSDAVVSGCWQAAAALVERFVARMAPRFGEAPALRLDGGDAAGLVPLLGLPATMVEHGVLRGLAVWAQAQSGSSATP
- a CDS encoding biotin--[acetyl-CoA-carboxylase] ligase produces the protein MQAQQLLAALASGEAVSGAQLADRSGVTRAAIWKQVETLRARGVPVEARGAAGYRLPWPVQLLDATRIRAALPRTCTSRLGALEVHWELDSTSSELQRRLGETADFSMVLAETQTAGRGRRGRSWLSPPGLNLYLSCLKRFDRGFAALSGLSLAVGTMVLRAIDSLGIEGAGLKWPNDVLADGGKLAGVLVELSGEYQGPCAAVIGVGLNLRLTEALREQAGQPACDLATLATDLPDRNLVAARLIAALVEGLREFERHGFASFAEDYARHDLLAGRQLKLSGAQGHFEGTGAGVDARGALQVRLADGALRSVDSADVTVRRA
- a CDS encoding ATP-binding protein — translated: MFAPRPFSLAARAAIATGLVLAGFLGLVGLTLSRANHETALNNLHDRLQNYVIAYLAGSEVSRYGKVLLPDAPPDPSFSQPGSGLYAVVLGDKGFRWESSSAIGRDFAFLKTLDPGENRFAGPIDTRMGRLYYYALGVAWDVPDKKPLRLTFMVAQTESQFEGENAVYRRTLVGMLSILGVMLIVLQLLLLRWSLTPLRKVATDMARVERGKSDHLDSQYPLELIPLTDRINAFIDSEREQRTRTRNTLADLAHSLKTPLAVIRSRLESVGEQPTLRGDVLDQVRRMDELVAYQLARAATSGRQTFASAVPVAGHAEDLVRSLEKVYAAKNVLCEFEMDEGAAFYGEQGDLLELMGNLLENGFKWAGHRVLLVVKAQPQAGRQRPGLWLSVEDDGPGIAEDQIEKVLQRGVRGDERVQGHGIGLSIVQDIVKAYRGELVVDRSPELGGARFSVNLPAS
- a CDS encoding response regulator transcription factor: MRILLVEDEAPLRETLAARLKRDGFAVDAAQDGEEGIYLGREVPFDLAIIDLGLPKMSGMELVKALREAGQRYPILILTARGSWQDKVEGLKHGADDYLVKPFHVEELLARINALVRRASGWSKPVLACGPIKLDTTAQTVMVEGKPVDLTSYEYKVLEYLMLHAGELVSKADLTEHIYQQDFDRDSNVLEVFIGRLRRKLDPESALKPIETVRGRGYRFAIPRSDGDDD
- a CDS encoding PepSY domain-containing protein, encoding MFSRRLLACLPVLLLPVLAHAAPPQEKTPMTLEEAVAKVQQDTGGKILSADPRKFGRRTEYRIKVLTPEGHVRTISISSDAPRAGAGKHPAGNGAGKKEKH
- the dusA gene encoding tRNA dihydrouridine(20/20a) synthase DusA: MTPDPADFRLCVAPMMDWTDRHCRYFHRLLSPNARLYTEMVTSAALVRGGQLRLLEHSQQEHPVALQLGGSDPMELAQAARLGAQAGYDEINLNVGCPSDRVQSGRFGACLMREPGLVGDCVRAMRETVDVPVTVKCRIGVDDQDDYADLQHFTGTMVEAGVQVLVVHARKAWLQGLSPKENREIPPLDYERVYRLKREFPQLVVVINGGITTVEAVQAHLGQVDGVMLGRAAYHDPFVLAQLEAALYGAPVPAREEVLAHLRPYVEAELKRGTALKHISRHLLGLYQGEPGARTFRRVLSEGAHLPGAGWSLLEQALSGRREAA